One Vespa crabro chromosome 13, iyVesCrab1.2, whole genome shotgun sequence genomic window, GTCTAATGAAAATGATTAGAACGACGTATGCTCATAAGCAAAAACAACTTAGAAAAGCTACGGTAGACAGGGTTAGAGCCCTTAAAGCACGAGTTACAgcggaagaaacaaaaaaattgaaaaaacagaaagaatataaaaagcaGATTTTTAGAGACCTTagtaaattagaaaagaaaaataaaaagatataatttctAAATGGAAGATTTACACGCACATagtaaattaaatgtaattaattatataaactagttctttttttgtttttttttttgttttttaattagtTATTCTCTAtgtcaattatatattatattgtcaatttattgtaataattttacgatGTTTAGTATTTCATTCACCTAAGCTATCCGTGTTGAATAttgttttatccttttctgCAACAattgttaccattattaatcgaaatatttattttattatattaatattaaagtaaaatatgtatgtatataaaagtatatgatGTTGCATACGTCAAGGTTAGTTAATCAATTGAACgtttaaatttgtataaagaattatcattgataattacaggtaataaaaaattaatactttttatactttataaaaatatcaaaaaaataaatgttatttacaataatatttaatttaatgttcGAGAtgcatagaaaaagaataataaatgaacTTACGCTTGATAATCGACTTCAGTAGTTTACAAGGCTACAATGAATAAACATGGCGACCGAGGTATATGATTTTACGTGTAAGTAATcgatttatttgaatattacatttatttatataattaataacgatacattatttatttatcgataatatacaaaaattttattaataaagtttaATCTGAGGATCTCCGTACATAGGAATTTTCATGTAATCCGATATTATTtgcaatttcattttatatctggaaaatatgatgaaaaaagaatataataacaaacattTTCTAACGCAAATACTTTGTCCAATTAATGGTTatgttaatttcttattatactctATAAGTAGATACTTCTAATTGTGTAAATATTTgagtttataatattttggtTATTTTCGTCTTTGGCGCCATGAAGAAATTAACGCCATTAATTCCTTTCTAAAACTCCCAAAATTTCGCGCGTAAATtctgaagaaatatttttacaatatatttttacaattatattcatcgtaattgttatatatgggatgtatttttttttttcttttaatatcgttttaatgtattttatatgatacgatttttttttgaagaaaaaaaatgaagctttctcaaaaattcgaaaaagtgGAATCCCAGATTAAAGCtttgtttttaaattgtttaatttgTTAGTCACGATCGACGTGTCAAGAATATCGGCGTAAACCATTATAAAAGTAGTAATTATGAACAGacttaataagaattttatttgttaaatagcGAGTTTCCGATCTGATTTGTACAACTTGTAGATGGCGCTGCATGAAATTCAATTTACGAAACGCTGGTACGTTATGCcgctttgattttttattgttgtgaTATAATTAGGAATATTTTGTGAAAGAACAAACAATTTAATCCTTAATCTGTAAGAAAATGGAGCTTACGGATGAGAATTTGGTAACATTAAGcgaatatttaaaacataCATTAAGTCCAGATACAAATGTCAGAAGACCGGGTAAGTAACCTCAATTTTATCAtagagaattattttatttacagttCTTTATAATGACGaatgttctttttatatatttattttaaaaaaatataatgatcgaCATTGTTCAATTAACGTTTAAAATTCAAACACATTAGAAGAAACTTTTTGTGCTGTAATTTTGTCGTAAAACaatgttgaattttttttttacattctacgaatttatcatttatccaTTTACATTGAATATATCATattagttttaataattttatattattttatcacagCTGAAAAGTTTCTGGAATCCATAGAAGTAAATCAGAATTATCCTTTACTACTTTTACATTTGATAGACAAAACCGAAGTAGATATAACTATAAGAATCGCTGGTGCAGTTGCatttaagaattatataaaacgtaATTGGAAAGTTGTAagtgattatatttaataatatatatatatatatatgaatgttaaatatattaattttttaattatatattagaattatatgtttaacatgtataataatatatttgtaggAGGAAGATGCTCAAGATCGTATACATGCACAGGATAGACATgcgataaagaaattaatagttAATTTAATGTTGCATTCTCCTCATtcaatacaaaaacaattatctGATGCTGTATCAATCATTGGTAAACACGATCTTTTGAATAAGTGGCCAGAATTGATCGATCAGatgattgaaaaattcaatacAGGAGATTTTCATGTAATAAATGGAGTCTTACATACGGCacattctttatttaaaagatatagaTACGAATTCAAAAGTGAAATTTTATGGACGGAGATTAAATTTGTATTGGATCAATTTGCAAAGCCATTAACagatttatttttagtaaGTTATCAAGTAAtcattatgtaatataaatattcctatatgaatattataacctagctttttatcttttttctctcttttttttttctttttcttttagacaACCATGAATTTAGCACAGATACATGCTAATAATGTAGATGCCTTAAAAgtgatatataattctttggTTATGCTCTCTAAAgtattttattctcttaattttcaagtaagttattgaatatttattttatgacaTTAAGTTATAttgtaatgatataatatattataacattattcatAAGTTATGTACTCTGTATCATCGTTTTAGGATTTACCAGAATTTTTTGAAGATAATATGGCATCGtggatgaaaaattttcttattatattaaatactgATGTACCATCACTGGGAACAACAGTAATTatcaatacttttttttttcctcatataaatgattatcaaattaatatatatttatatatatatatatattgtgtatattataatatattattaatattaggaTAATGAAGAAGCAGGAGTGATGGAACAATTAAAAACACAAGTTTGTGATAATATCTGCCTTTATGCTCAAAAGTACGATGAAGAATTCCAACCATTTTTACCGGAATTTGTAACAATTGTATGGAACTTATTAACATCTACAGGTCAACAGACCAAATATGATgcagtaagaaatatttattaaataattatgatttcaatttttattatttaacttttatgtgctgattatattatctttataatcataaacATTTTTAGTTAGTATCAAGTGCATTACAATTTTTGGCAATAGTAGCAGATCGTTCTCGTTATAGAAATTTGTTTGAGGATTCAGGAACTTTGAGCAGTATCTGTGAAAaagttattattcctaatatggAATTTAGAGGTAGGTTAACAAATTGgcttatgtaaaaaaaaaaaaaattgaagaaaaattaactgcataaatacattaatattaaaaatttttttttataatttcagtttataattttgatttatacaATTTGTTTGTTAGATTCGGATGCTGAATTGTTCGAAGACAATCCAGAAGAGTACATACGCCGTGATATAGAAGGTAGTGATGTAGATACAAGAAGGCGAGCAGCTTGTGATTTAGTAAAAGTTCTTTCAAAGTATTTTGAAGTCAAAATAATGGAAATTTTTGGAGCTTATATACaggtagataaataatatctataagaatatttaaattattataataaatattattataaataagttttatctttattaggtAATGTTACAAAACTATGCAGAAAAGCCTACTGAAAATTGGCGTAGTAAAGATGCagctatttatttaattacaagTAGTGCCACTAAAGGACAAACGCAAAGGCATGGAGTAACACAAAGTAGTCAACTTGTTCCATTACCTCAGTTTACGGCACAACACATTGAGCCTGAACTTTCTAAACCAAatggtatatattattttcttgaatattattaatgataaatttattatatatttataaatgtttaatattttatattacagtGAACGAATGTCCTGTTCTTAAAGCAGACGCAATTAAATTTGTAATGTCATTTAGATCAGTTTTACCACAGGAATTAGTCGCAGGAAGTTTACCACAATTAGTTAGACATTTGAGTGCTACGAGTATCGTTGTTCATACATATGCTGCTTGTGCAGTTGATAAAATACTTGCTATGAGAGGCACAGACAATAATTCCTTGTAAGAAGGAAAagtaatattgaataatatataaaatataatatacgtaattaacgtaatattaatttttctcttttaataattaatttttagagTGAAAGGAAATGACTTAATGCCATTAGCACCGGATCTGCTAAAGGGACTATTCGCATGTTTATCTCTGACAGGGTCAGAAGAAAATGAGTATGTAATGAAAGCTATTATGAGAAGCTTTGGTATATTACAGGATAATATTGTACCATTCTTAGCAGATTTATTACCAAAACTTACAGAGAAACTTACAATGGTCGCTAAAAATCCGACGCGTCCTAATTTCAATCATTATCTATTTGAAACATTAAGCTTATCTATCAAGTaagttttcattatttacaataagaCCATTATTCACGTTAAATTTGATttgtaattaacattattaaaaaaaaaaaaaagaaaaaaaatgtatatatatatatatatatatattttttttttttagaatcgtTTGTAAAACAAATCCTCAGGCTGTTTTATCATTCGAACAAGTTTTGTTTCCAATATTTCAAGAAATTCTACAACAAGATATATCAGGTTTGTATTGCGTgggtattaatattaatattattcgtataaatattctattaactatatttcattctcattttAGAATTTATACCATATGTTTTTCAAATCTTGGCTTTATTTTTGGAACTTAGAACTACACAGGAAATACCAGATCCTTACATGGCCTTATTCCCGTGCTTATTAGCACCAGTTTTATTTGAACGTCAAGCTAATATTCATCCACTTAATAGATTATTACAAGCTTACGTTAGTCACGGTTCACATTTAATAATAGCACAAGATAAGACTAGTGGCTTATTGGgtgtttttcaaaaattaatagcTTCTAAGATTAACGATCGTGAAGCTTTCTTCTTATTGCAATGTATCATCGAACATTTTCCACCgtgagtttctctctctctctctctctctctctttttttttttttaattttcattctctGTTGATAAAATCcataatctatatttatagGAGTACATTGGAACCATTTATGAAGCAAATTTTTGTATTACTATTCCAAAggctttcttcttctaaaaCGACAAAATTTGTACAgggattgataatattttttgcgtattatattattagatataacgCTACCAGTttggttaatattatcgatcaaaTACAACCACAGTAAgttaacaaatttcttttaaattatatttatttgaaatgtaagcgtatatatttataggattgataatattttagaatGTTTGGAATGGTTGTTGaacgtatattattatcggatTTACAAAAGGTATCAGgtgatatagaaaagaaagtaacggCCGTAGGAATGtcgaatttattaatagattGTCCACCGATGCTTGAAAGCccatataattcatattatccGCGGCTTTTAGCTGCATTGATCGAATTCTTCGAATCATCCCAAGATGAAACTTTATTACCCGAGGATAGTATAATGCCTGAATTTGAGGATGCAATGGAATATCAAGTTGGTTACAGTCAGCTTGTATATGCAAAAATGCCAAAAAAAGATCCATTGCAATGTAAGTGTTAATGTTCAGTTTAATTAATCACTTGCGGTGCAGAAAGAAATTTACGGTTGACGTGTCACACACGTCATATTCCTGCAACAATCGTCTGACGACGTGTGTAACACGTCGCTGGCGTTCCCGTAAACATCTCGACGTGTGTGGCACGTCTTTACACCGCAAGTGGTTAAATACATTTGGagctttaatatattatattttatttgatgttTAATATggacgcatatatatatatatatatatatatgtatgatatatgtatgtatgtatatttattatctaaatataGCTATTGGCGATGTACGTTTACATTTGGCACAAGGACTTGGAAGATTATCACCAGGACAATTACCAGGACTCCTTGGACAAATTCCAGAACCAAATGCAAATCATTTAAGAAATTATCTTCAAACTGCTGGCATTACGGTTGCATAATATGAGCTGGATATCAGAAACAGATTGAAGATACATTTGATATCACGAAAGATAACAAACatcaaattgaataaattgtaACTAAATAATGagatttcatatataatttttataaatcataattttctatgatatacattttcgaattatattatagcgtctcgtttaataatactttctttCTGTAATTTCAAGTActataataggtataatatttattatttttacgaggcgctatttatttttctcatcaattaaaataatatcatcgattgtggataaaataaaactgCAGATTGGCATTGAAGAAATATCATTGATGATTCGATGAAAATATCTCTGTCAATTTGATGCCAAACCCGaacaatctctttcttttatttattgactTTTACGGTAATACAATAAtgcata contains:
- the LOC124428735 gene encoding exportin-2; the protein is MELTDENLVTLSEYLKHTLSPDTNVRRPAEKFLESIEVNQNYPLLLLHLIDKTEVDITIRIAGAVAFKNYIKRNWKVEEDAQDRIHAQDRHAIKKLIVNLMLHSPHSIQKQLSDAVSIIGKHDLLNKWPELIDQMIEKFNTGDFHVINGVLHTAHSLFKRYRYEFKSEILWTEIKFVLDQFAKPLTDLFLTTMNLAQIHANNVDALKVIYNSLVMLSKVFYSLNFQDLPEFFEDNMASWMKNFLIILNTDVPSLGTTDNEEAGVMEQLKTQVCDNICLYAQKYDEEFQPFLPEFVTIVWNLLTSTGQQTKYDALVSSALQFLAIVADRSRYRNLFEDSGTLSSICEKVIIPNMEFRDSDAELFEDNPEEYIRRDIEGSDVDTRRRAACDLVKVLSKYFEVKIMEIFGAYIQVMLQNYAEKPTENWRSKDAAIYLITSSATKGQTQRHGVTQSSQLVPLPQFTAQHIEPELSKPNVNECPVLKADAIKFVMSFRSVLPQELVAGSLPQLVRHLSATSIVVHTYAACAVDKILAMRGTDNNSLVKGNDLMPLAPDLLKGLFACLSLTGSEENEYVMKAIMRSFGILQDNIVPFLADLLPKLTEKLTMVAKNPTRPNFNHYLFETLSLSIKIVCKTNPQAVLSFEQVLFPIFQEILQQDISEFIPYVFQILALFLELRTTQEIPDPYMALFPCLLAPVLFERQANIHPLNRLLQAYVSHGSHLIIAQDKTSGLLGVFQKLIASKINDREAFFLLQCIIEHFPPSTLEPFMKQIFVLLFQRLSSSKTTKFVQGLIIFFAYYIIRYNATSLVNIIDQIQPQMFGMVVERILLSDLQKVSGDIEKKVTAVGMSNLLIDCPPMLESPYNSYYPRLLAALIEFFESSQDETLLPEDSIMPEFEDAMEYQVGYSQLVYAKMPKKDPLQSIGDVRLHLAQGLGRLSPGQLPGLLGQIPEPNANHLRNYLQTAGITVA